The Capra hircus breed San Clemente chromosome 2, ASM170441v1, whole genome shotgun sequence genome window below encodes:
- the NIPA2 gene encoding magnesium transporter NIPA2 has translation MSQGHGKYDFYIGLGLAMSSSIFIGGSFILKKKGLLRLARKGSMRAGQGGHAYLKEWLWWAGLLSMGAGEVANFAAYAFAPATLVTPLGALSVLVSAILSSYFLNERLNLHGKIGCLLSILGSTVMVIHAPKEEEIETLNEMSHKLGDPGFVVFATLVVIVSLILIFVVGPRHGQTNILVYITICSVIGAVSVSCAKGLGIAIKELFAGKPVLQHPLTWILLLSLIVCVSTQINYLNRALDIFNTSIVTPIYYVFFTTSVLTCSAILFKEWQDMPVDDVIGTLSGFFTIIVGIFLLHAFKDVSFSLSSLPVSFWKDEKAVNGSLSSMYEVLNNNEESLTCGIEQHTAENISRRNGNLTAF, from the exons ATGAGCCAGGGGCATGGAAAGTATGACTTTTATATTGGTCTGGGATTGGCTATGAGTTCCAGTATTTTCATTGGAGGgagtttcattttgaaaaaaaaaggccTTCTGCGACTTGCCAGAAAAGGCTCCATGAGAGCAG GTCAAGGTGGCCATGCATATCTCAAAGAATGGTTGTGGTGGGCCGGACTGCTATCAA TGGGAGCTGGCGAGGTGGCCAACTTTGCTGCATATGCCTTTGCACCAGCCACCCTAGTGACTCCATTAGGAGCACTCAGTGTCCTAGTAAG TGCCATTCTTTCTTCCTACTTTCTAAATGAAAGACTTAATCTTCATGGAAAAATTGGATGTTTGCTAAGTATTCTGGGGTCTACAGTTATGGTTATTCATGCTCCAAAAGAAGAGGAGATTGAGACCTTAAATGAAATGTCTCACAAGCTAGGAGATCCag GTTTTGTGGTCTTTGCAACACTTGTGGTCATTGTGTCCTTGATATTAATCTTTGTGGTGGGACCTCGGCATGGACAGACAAACATTCTTGTATATATCACAATCTGCTCTGTAATTGGAGCAGTTTCAGTCTCCTGTGCTAAAGGCCTGGGCATTGCTATCAAAGAGCTGTTTGCTGGAAAACCTGTGCTACAACATCCCCTGACCTGGATCCTGCTGCTGAGCCTTATAGTCTGTGTAAGCACACAGATTAACTACCTAAACAGGGCCCTGGACATATTCAACACTTCTATCGTGACTCCAATATATTATGTGTTCTTCACAACATCAGTTTTAACTTGTTCAGCTATTCTTTTTAAGGAGTGGCAAGATATGCCTGTTGATGATGTCATTGGTACTCTGAGTGGCTTCTTTACAATCATTGTGGGAATATTCTTGTTGCATGCCTTTAAAGACGTCAGCTTTAGTCTCTCAAGTCTGCCTGTGTCTTTTTGGAAAGACGAAAAAGCAGTGAATGGCAGTCTTTCTAGTATGTATGAAGTTCTTAATAATAATGAAGAGAGCTTAACCTGTGGAattgaacaacacactgctgaaaatATCTCCCGAAGAAATGGAAATCTGACAGCTTTTTAG